TACTCTGAACCCGTTAGTAATTAGTCCCTAGTCCATCTCTCTTTTCCCAGTTGAATCGACCACCTCACAACCCATTAATAACATCTTCCAGAATACATTCCCAAAATTTAAGCATTCTCAGCATGAGCAGATGCAGCATATGAAAGCAGTTCCTATCAATTCAAATTACATATAAGATACTTTTTCTGAAAAAATATTCAATATTTGTATCACGTCCTCAGTCTTTGCCACAAAAGAATAACCGGTGAAAAGTGTATTATCTACCCACTGACTCAAAATTCTGGATTAGTTTCCGACGCTTACCTGCAATACCACAGAGTGTATTATATCAGCATACTTAACAGCCAAGTTGAGTGACATACACCGCGCTGGTGCAACTGCATAACACCTTAAAAGACTCCTTGGAATTCCCCCTAATCTATCCTTATGATTCGCCACAATCACTGTCAGCAAAGACGCCACACCAGAACCCAAAGAATGTCCTGCAAAATAGAGGTGGCAAAATTAACCAATTTTTAGTAATCCACCCAACCGTTGGGATAAACTCGAAATGACCCATTAAACTATTGGTTCAAAGTAGGGTGACTTGTTGTTGACTTTACTCCAGCTTGAACTTGAAATGACCCATCAAAGTATCAGGTCAAATAGCGTAACCAGACAGGTAAAAATTCATCGAaactccaaaaatacaaattaCATTTGGAGGTTGGAAATTATACAAACTTATAAGAACTTAAGCTAAAAAAGGCAGTCTAGTGCACCAAGTTCTCGCTATGCGCGGGtccgggaagggccggaccacaagggtctattgtagcACCCTAGTTCAGGGCCGGACCATATGAGTCTATTGTACGtcccttaccctgcatttctgcaagagtctgtttccacggctcgaacccgtgaccttccTGCTCACATGACAACAATTTTATCAGTTAAGGTTCGCTAAGAATTTAATCCAACCAGCCTATTTGCCATATTTACCTGCAAATATCATCTTGTAACTCCTCCCATTCTCAATCCAAAGCTTCTTCAAAGTCTCAGACTCATTATTCAAAACCCAAACCGCAGATTTCAACAACCCATGATGTACATATCCTCCATCAAACATCTGTTTTCCCAGCCTATTATCCAACAAAACTTTGTAATCACTTTCGTTTAGTAAATTCAACCCACGAATAGCGACTACAATCTCTTGGTGTTCGTGATCACAGTAGATCAAATACGGAGGTGCATTGCCAGATGTTTGTTCATATGTGACCCGTTTAATGACCCAATCGGGGTTTAGTCTGTACCCGCCCTTCGGCGGGTACTTGGGGCTACGGAGATTTGGTTCGTATACTGCTAGAATTGTACGGCAGATACGTGGAACTGGTTCGAATTCCTCATAGGTAGCTGTTGGCCACGTAGCACTGTCGTCATTGCCGGTGTATGTGCATCGTTTCCATGCCCAACGGAGACAACCTAAAACCAACACACACTCAGCTCCACAAGCAACTGACATCGGTTACTGTGAGCTCAACTAATACTTAAAACTTTTTTGCAAGGAAAGCCAATCAATACAACTGAACGTACTCTTCTTATAAATGTAAAATTGCTTTGGGTCTTTTCAAAAGGAAAGTTGGGGAAGTAGCTGGAAGTTTCACGTGTGTGATAGAGAGGATTAACTGGAAAAATGGTTGAGTGATTTTTATTGGGATGACAGGGACATGAGGGAAAGTGGGGAAAGCGTTGTATACTACGTATATATTACAATATACAGAGGATTTTGATTCTGGTTCTTGTCTTAAGGTCTAAGTatgtgtttttccttttcttgattTTGAAGTCTTGTGCTGCATCATTGTTAGTTGGTGATGAACCGTTGAGTAAATTATGTTTGCTGGACACCAACTGTTTCTGTTCGGACCATTTAGCTGGATCTGTTTTAATACATTAGCTTTAAAAGGAAAAAACACTATTCTCTCCGCTTTGGCCTATTTCTTATGTTacacaatatttgattttttgagATATTAAGaagtaattaatttttttttcaaagttgttcttagagtaaaaattattaatatgatcaattttattaTGAATTAATACTAAAAGATAAATTACTTAATATATATGAAAACAACAAGAAAAccgaaaacaaacaaagaaacaaaggttaaggaaaaataaaataaaataggtgCACAGACTCAATAGAAACTATTCTAACAAATGGAGTTAAATGGGTTGGTAGACGAATCTTTTACGTCGGAacttcagaaagaaaaagaatgaagtgAAGGATAAATGTATATAGATACGAATTGAATACTATATCAAATGATTAATGATGACctattttttctaattaaagtggaCCGGAGAAATTACATCATTTAttactttttaatatttattgTCTGACTAGTATTTGTAAGAATTAGTTTGTTTGGGAAAGTCCCACATGGGTGGCCTAAAACAATCTTATGGGCCTTTTAAGTTCTTGTCCTTATATGTACTTGATTAAGAATACACACAATTAAGCGTATGTGCAAATATATATCACTATTACTATTAAATAATTGGATATTTAAttaatgttttattttttatttatatagcCGAAATCAGTCTTATTTgaatattaaaaaaattgaataaacaGACACATCTGTTAATGAAATAAAGTGACTTTTCGGGAAAAAACCTGACTTTTGCCCTATAAATAAACGTTGAGAATCCTATAAAATGATTCAGAAAAATTTACAAGTATCAAATAGTGGCTTGTTGTATTCTTAAAAAGATTGATTGTGTTTTTTCCCCCAAAATCTGTATAAGGGCAATAATGTTTTTAAGGAAAGTAGTTCTCACGCCTCGCCTCAAGCCTTCTCAATTTCGTTTTCCTTTTTCTGATTATTTAACAACAGTATTAACTAAGTGATGTTTAATAAGGCATGAAGAATAATTTAGACAAATACGTTTATGATTGGGATGTGCAAAAATATAAACATGGAATAGAGGCAATGTCAAATTAGTTAAGTTAGATTTTCaatgaatttttaaattttataatttaataattaatgtaTATTAACACACGATTGAAAGtagggtgtacatggaccgggtttgttcgatttttatcaaaatcaaaccaaaccaattatttTGGTCTGGATTGGTTTAGTTTTGtcagattttttgagtttttttttgttatgtgaatattatttcaatcttactttaatacattttttataagtaaatatatgtttagtaaaaattaaaaaaataacaaatatatgatctattaaaatattcttatggaagaattttcttagtaatacatgatagttattttttagtcgtctaacaataattttacgttgatgtacactttcaaggttaaccgaatttaataatttaacataaaaataaatatgaacatatataatgatatgttctatttaattttaaattatcaaatataatttcaagctcgaaaaagatataagaatttaatagatatcttgatatatgaatatggaagaacaaagcgattgacgcatttcactaacacttgataagaaaatgatcatacaacccattatttaaagttaataatatggagcacttcacatttaattaaatattacatcccataagaGAATCGCAAATATTTGTAGacattttttcaaagaaaattctaaaaaaaGTCTTTATATATGAATTTTTAATCGATTTGATTTAACTTTTCAGTTTGGTGCGATTTTTCGATTCGATTTGAATATCCCGGTGGTAAGTACTTCTAACATATTGTGCATGTACTTCAAAAATATGGACGctccaaaaataaatacttttacTTTCATAAGAATGACACACATCCCGATGATACTTGGTAGTACTTCCTCCGATTcgctttaattattttttttaatttttatatttattaaaaaatttatattttaacattaattaataatACAATTGACCATATTAgtcttaatttattttttgaaaatataacaaatacttcTATGCTCTTTACTTCAAAAATaacttaaaaaattaaattaaaatttttttaatatctaaaaaaaattaaatattatagacCACAAAATAAATGTCAAAAAACTAATTgagtggaccggagggagtatctGATTAAACCCACTAATTGTATTCCGAATTCGTCAAATCTAAAATTCAATCCTATTGCCTATTACAGCGGAGGTCTAACCAAGTGGAATAAGAGCACATGCAGATGTCTTGTCCGACAAATTAACTAGCTAGTTGGTCCAGGTTTGTGAGTTGTAACGTTAATATATGGTTGTACAACTGAACGGGAAGACATTTAGCCGGGATAATGACAGCACGGGcctaaaaggaataaaatgaggCCCATCtcatcccgctaacaaacgggatgggatGTGACGGGACGAGATAATTCACGGGTCTTGAATGGgcctttttttaaaataaataaataaatatttaagcATTAAGTTTGACAAAGGCTAATTTTTTGACAATGACTaaatttttaaagtttgcaacggttagttttttgacttatttaataaatttaaaacttaataaattataaagaaactaagtaaataattataaaatattaaaacaaaagacttgtaataaaatattttagtaattataatagaattttaatttatttaatataatttcaaaccattaagtaactaagtaagagtataagacaattcataaaaataattcaaggcttagagccttttattttattaatagaactttcaaatttcacatacaaatataattcttttgaataaCACATAATCTACGCATCCACCCTCTAGGAAtggttctgtttgaactaggcctcttagtagccaattacaaatcATCATAtcaatatttgtaagctcctatatagtttcgttgtaacttatctataatttctctcggacatCGTTCTGGAATTgtcaatgttgattgatgttccatgagttccatgtCGTCACCGCTCCCcgtgctaagtatctcattgtattcttcttcttccctggtggttaatttttcaaaaccaagatttcttctttctaaattaatccaatctctgaataatacaGAAATCTCTAGCCTGTCATtcgctaatgaatgtctatgatctccgatTTGAAATTTTATcgcgctaaaagcactctccgatGCTACTGATAATGCTTGAATAGCCAGGATATCTTGGGCCattattgaaagtgttggaaaagcctTGCCACGCTCCCTCTACCATGCCAAAAGTTGTCCGTTGCCTTCTTCTCTTTAATACTTTCCgatccttgattaagataagaatcaagttcatcatcaatagaggaatcaaaacatgttatatcatccatgattaaatattgaaatttgaagaaattgcccaaaaaatttctccaaatacttgacgaattaatttgaagcttgaaagttgctcTAAAAATTTGGCCAAATACTTGAAACTTAGTTGATTGGGAGAcaattgagagaataatatagatagaatgcaagagatttgagagagaatgaTTGATTTTTGCgggaaaaaatgaagaatgatgggggtatttatagttaaaaatagggCCATAGTGTAATTTAATAACTTAGGGGTTAAATCAAGAGTTTGGgatgatttcttttttttttgggagggGGGGAGGAGGGGGGATATGGCCGTTTATAGCCGTTGGGAACGGCTAAATTTTCAAATAAGGTCGTTGCCCAACGActctatttcaaaaaaaaaaaaaacacgcAGGACAGACGGGACAGGATAAATATGACTAAATGGGCAGCCCGTCCCATCCCATGTACCGTTTAATAAAtgagacgggacgggacgggacggccCGTCCCATTGGACAGCCTTAAACGTTATTAATGTTTGTGTTTCTTGTTCCAACAACGTGGATAACGTTGTAAGTAACGGCACGATTAACGTCTAACATTTGCTTTTTCTATGTATGAAAGGAAAAGTAgttacagtttcaaaagtaattaaaatttaatcactttttcaagtaaatataatttgaacaaaaacacccttaaaaattcagaaaaattctagcataatatgttggagttccaacataatatgcagGAAGTTTAAATAGAGGAGCTCCATAATTCATCATATTTttcgtgttggagttccaacataatatgacagaagtttatatgcaggagctccataatccagcatattatgttggaactttccgtgtttcagcaaaataatggctatttttcaatgactttacaaatgTTGGTTATTTTTCGATTATTTATCCGAAAACTGGCCTggccgtgctatttttacctatACGAAGCTCCGCAAGATATTTTTGTTGGAATGCTCTGTGGAGGCCCAGTATAGAGGGTTGTTAATGTAAGAAAAcgaatctttacacaaatagccaggcgaattcattgtttactttttctagttaGTATACATATACATTCATTATATTTAtacacaattatatatatatatatatatatatatatatatatatatatatatatatatatatatatatatatcacacacacacatattataCATTCACCGAATACTTTTAGTTTAACCGGTTGGATGAACAACTATTTATTTAGGTCCATAATGTTCATTAACTCAGTTGGGCTAGACAACTCCAATGTGAATATTTGTTGTTCGACCAAGGACGTATCTATATGTTGGAGTATGGAGCACGTGAACTCATGCTCCTCTTTCGAATATAATATtatatttcttaaaaatttcttAAGTATACATGTGTGCACTCAAGCTCAAATAATCCTATGGTGCAATGATTATTGAGTGCATTTTTACAAATGAAGTTAGGTTCAAATCTCAGTCTGTTGGCAACTTGGCATCTCTAGTATCCTCTGTTGTGTTCTaactaagtatttttttttctttttctatttggTTCACttattcaaaatcccaaatttaatACATTGTAATCCTTGATCTTTTTTGTCATAGTAAAATTTTATTATCCCATTACGAATCACTCCTACGTTATAGTATTATGTCTTTTtaccctcaatatcatcaaattattctaaattgtgcaaaattaaaaaaaaaatattcttttctaTTGAAAGTTCTCCTACAAATCTAATCAGGGCCGGCTCAACGGTATCCACGGCTTAAAGCTAAACTTCAACGAGGGGCACTaagtttttttatatttaaaaactcgtttaataaaattttattttgaagttaatttttctaactttttgagatataaagtttttaataatttatttataatcgATTTCTTAACTaggattatatatatttttactttctcGGATTATTATTTAATTCTTTTAGGATTTC
The sequence above is drawn from the Nicotiana tabacum cultivar K326 chromosome 13, ASM71507v2, whole genome shotgun sequence genome and encodes:
- the LOC107810426 gene encoding uncharacterized LOC107810426 (The RefSeq protein has 1 substitution compared to this genomic sequence), whose protein sequence is MSVACGAECVLVLGCLRWAWKRCTYTGNDDSATWPTATYEEFEPVPRICRTILAVYEPNLRSPKYPPKGGYRLNPDWVIKRVTYEQTSGNAPPYLIYCDHEHQEIVVAIRGLNLLNESDYKVLLDNRLGKQMFDGGYVHHGLLKSAVWVLNNESETLKKLWIENGRSYKMIFAGHSLGSGVASLLTVIVANHKDRLGGIPRSLLRCYAVAPARCMSLNLAVKYADIIHSVVLQDDFLPRTATPLEDIFKSIFCLPCLIFLVCLRDTFIPEGRKLRDPRRLYAPGRMYHIVERRFCRCGRFTPDVRTAIPVDGRFEHIVLSRNATVDHGIIWIERESEKVLARLKEASAETTTTPPKVQKIERLKTLEKEHKDALERAVSLNIPHAVDADEEESTESITEESSQKQEEDAMTSKAQCSDARTNWNEVVEKLFNRDESGKLRLKRDATGPE
- the LOC107810426 gene encoding putative LOC107810426 isoform X1, coding for MSVACGAECVLVLGCLRWAWKRCTYTGNDDSATWPTATYEEFEPVPRICRTILAVYEPNLRSPKYPPKGGYRLNPDWVIKRVTYEQTSGNAPPYLIYCDHEHQEIVVAIRGLNLLNESDYKVLLDNRLGKQMFDGGYVHHGLLKSAVWVLNNESETLKKLWIENGRSYKMIFAGHSLGSGVASLLTVIVANHKDRLGGIPRSLLRCYAVAPARCMSLNLAVKYADIIHSVVLQDDFLPRTATPLEDIFKSIFCLPCLIFLVCLRDTFIPEGRKLRDPRRLYAPGRMYHIVERKFCRCGRFTPDVRTAIPVDGRFEHIVLSRNATVDHGIIWIERESEKVLARLKEASAETTTTPPKVQKIERLKTLEKEHKDALERAVSLNIPHAVDADEEESTESITEESSQKQEEDAMTSKAQCSDARTNWNEVVEKLFNRDESGKLRLKRDATGPE